The Triticum aestivum cultivar Chinese Spring chromosome 7B, IWGSC CS RefSeq v2.1, whole genome shotgun sequence genome window below encodes:
- the LOC123156545 gene encoding probable calcium-binding protein CML8 isoform X1 codes for MTSYFRGQRQEASADASRPGYRRDRGGRKRLTAQKRKEIKEAFDLFDTDGSGTIDARELNVAMRALGFEMTPEQIQQMIAEVDKDGSGTIDLDEFIHMMTDKMGERDARDELHKAFRIIDQDANGKISDMDIQRLAIEAGEHFTLDEVREMIQAADENGDGEVDMEEFMRMMKRTGFGTGF; via the exons ATG ACGAGCTACTTCAGAGGGCAGCGGCAGGAGGCTTCTGCCGACGCCTCCCGGCCCGGTTATCGGAGGGACAGGGGCGGGCGCAAGCGGCTGACGGCGCAGAAGAGGAAGGAGATCAAGGAGGCCTTCGATCTCTTCGACACCGATGGCTCCGGCACCATTGATGCAAGGGAGCTCAACGTTGCAATGAG AGCGCTGGGGTTTGAGATGACGCCGGAGCAGATCCAGCAGATGATCGCGGAGGTGGACAAGGACGGCAGCGGGAccatcgacctggacgagttcatACACATGATGACGGACAAGATGGGAGAGAGGGACGCCAGGGATGAGCTCCACAAGGCCTTCCGGATCATCGACCAGGACGCCAAC GGGAAGATATCGGACATGGACATCCAGCGGCTGGCCATCGAGGCCGGCGAGCACTTCACGCTCGACGAGGTCAGAGAGATGATCCAGGCCGCCGACGAAAACG GTGACGGCGAGGTCGACATGGAGGAGTTTATGAGGATGATGAAGCGGACGGGCTTCGGCACTGGATTCTAG